One Candidatus Saccharimonadales bacterium genomic window carries:
- the rpoC gene encoding DNA-directed RNA polymerase subunit beta' — MSRVVSTNGIADFDAVRLAVASSDDILKWSYGEVTKPETINYRTQKPERDGLFCERIFGPVRDINPHDSKLKGVRSREAAVDKNGELVTKSIVRRERMGHIQLAAPVAHIWFMRGTPSAMSLLLGITVRNLERIAYFATYVVLSVDEAKRDQYLADLEAETEAGRAAIKIRYEREAEGEGADVKALAEQQSREVEELNDSYTVKKAQLDSLVKGALITESDYRNLPEEYEELITVGMGGTALKALLDEIDLPKLIAELTEEVEGAKGQREKKLLKRLKVLEGMQAAGIKPNSLCLTVLPVIPPDLRPMVQLTGGRFATSDLNDLYRRVINRNNRLKKLIELNAPEVIRRNEMRMLQEAVDALVDNSAARGGRAVSATGGRRRLKSISDMLKGKQGRFRQNLLGKRVDYSGRSVIVVGPKLKINQCGIPKQMALELFKPFVISWLIRNEHAHNIRSATRLIESGDAVVWDALDAVIEGKYVLLNRAPSLHRLSIQAFQPKLVEGKAIQLHPLVANGFNADYDGDQMAVHLPLSKAAQAEARDLMSATNNLLKPADGAPVLNIGQDVVLGNYYLTYEKPSAQTDTRRAFGSVFEAEMAYDQGVIQLQTPIRVVHKGELRETTLGRVFFNEILPSDFAYDNNVQTKKQLKKVLAKIFNTYGAEETAKTADRMKGLAFRFATVAAVSTGKEDYLHFEEISEFVAEGDAKTTLISEQFDQGLITEEERYNLTVAAWRNVDRQVTEFLQSKLKDMDTSISVMVNSGARGDISNVKLASAMIGIMVDATNREIELPIRSSYKNGLSSLESFVATRGARKGLIDTALKTADSGYLTRRLVDVSQDVFTVVDDEGEDQGFAIYRDETASTMIEFGNRLYGRFAAEDVAGHVNKDELITREIADEIEADQEVKSVKIQSVLSTNNLRGIPQKSYGIDMATGKIVASAQPVGVIAAQSVGEPGTQLTLRTFHAGGVAGGDITQGLPRVEELFEARTPKGQAYITEVAGMVDLWEDGRKYVIQVTPEAGHVERIALEGRTVIVKAGSDVKAGDVLATTEGEARPIVAPFDGVVELAEDTLVLAANAGAPVRYEVPGSTQLVVKAGDMVEAGDRLTIGSLNLHDLMRLKGTEATQRYIINEVLRIYAAQGQDVADKHLEIIVRQMFSRVQVEDPGDSAFVMGDIVSKAAVIEANTRLAAEGKNPAQYTQLLLGITKVSIWSDSWLSAASFQDTTRVLINAATSGRADRLNGLKENVIIGRKIPVGTGARDLEEDEGDLANEIAEDLELAA, encoded by the coding sequence ATGTCGCGTGTTGTGTCTACTAACGGGATTGCCGACTTCGACGCAGTCCGCCTCGCTGTAGCAAGTTCAGATGATATTCTGAAGTGGAGCTACGGTGAAGTTACCAAACCAGAGACGATTAACTATCGTACTCAAAAACCAGAACGCGACGGTTTGTTCTGTGAGCGTATCTTCGGACCAGTCCGAGATATTAACCCGCATGACAGCAAGCTGAAGGGCGTTCGATCACGCGAAGCTGCTGTTGATAAGAACGGCGAACTTGTTACTAAAAGTATCGTCCGCCGTGAGCGCATGGGCCACATTCAACTTGCTGCTCCTGTTGCGCATATTTGGTTTATGCGCGGTACCCCAAGTGCAATGAGCTTGTTGCTTGGTATTACTGTTCGTAACCTCGAACGCATCGCCTACTTTGCAACCTACGTTGTGCTCAGTGTTGATGAAGCAAAACGAGACCAGTATCTAGCTGATCTTGAAGCCGAAACCGAAGCTGGCCGAGCCGCTATCAAAATTCGCTATGAGCGCGAAGCCGAGGGTGAAGGTGCTGATGTGAAAGCACTTGCCGAGCAGCAATCTCGCGAAGTTGAAGAATTGAATGATAGCTACACAGTAAAGAAAGCCCAGCTTGATAGCCTTGTAAAAGGTGCACTGATTACAGAGAGTGACTACCGTAACCTTCCCGAAGAGTATGAAGAACTCATTACTGTTGGTATGGGTGGTACGGCGCTGAAGGCCTTGCTCGACGAAATTGACCTGCCGAAACTTATTGCCGAACTCACTGAAGAAGTCGAAGGTGCCAAGGGCCAGCGCGAGAAGAAGCTTCTTAAGCGCCTTAAGGTGCTTGAGGGTATGCAAGCTGCCGGCATTAAGCCGAACAGCCTTTGTCTTACTGTGCTTCCTGTTATTCCTCCGGATCTTCGTCCGATGGTGCAACTCACCGGTGGCCGTTTTGCTACCAGTGACCTTAACGACCTCTATCGTCGGGTTATCAATCGTAATAACCGTCTTAAGAAGCTTATCGAGCTTAACGCTCCTGAAGTGATCCGCCGTAACGAGATGCGTATGCTTCAAGAAGCAGTTGATGCGCTTGTCGACAACAGCGCTGCTCGTGGTGGCCGTGCTGTATCCGCAACTGGTGGCCGCCGCCGCTTAAAGAGTATTAGCGATATGCTAAAAGGTAAGCAGGGTCGTTTCCGCCAAAACCTTCTTGGTAAGCGTGTGGACTACTCTGGACGTTCGGTTATTGTTGTTGGTCCTAAGCTCAAGATCAACCAATGTGGTATTCCAAAACAAATGGCACTCGAGCTCTTCAAGCCGTTCGTTATCAGCTGGCTTATTCGTAATGAACACGCCCACAACATTCGCTCGGCAACTCGCCTGATCGAATCTGGTGATGCTGTTGTGTGGGATGCGCTTGATGCGGTGATCGAAGGTAAGTACGTTCTCTTGAACCGTGCACCGTCACTTCACCGTCTTTCAATCCAGGCGTTCCAGCCCAAGCTTGTCGAAGGTAAGGCAATCCAACTTCATCCACTTGTGGCAAACGGTTTCAATGCCGACTACGACGGTGACCAGATGGCTGTCCACCTTCCGCTGTCAAAAGCTGCTCAGGCTGAAGCTCGTGATCTCATGAGTGCAACCAACAACCTTCTGAAGCCTGCCGATGGTGCGCCAGTACTGAACATTGGTCAGGACGTTGTACTGGGTAACTACTACCTTACGTACGAAAAGCCAAGTGCTCAGACTGACACACGCCGCGCATTCGGTTCTGTCTTTGAGGCTGAAATGGCTTACGACCAAGGAGTTATCCAGCTCCAGACGCCTATCAGGGTTGTGCACAAGGGTGAACTTCGTGAAACAACGCTGGGTCGTGTTTTCTTCAATGAAATCCTTCCTAGTGACTTCGCTTACGACAACAATGTTCAAACAAAAAAGCAACTCAAGAAGGTTCTTGCAAAGATCTTTAATACCTATGGTGCTGAAGAAACTGCCAAGACTGCCGACCGCATGAAAGGCCTTGCGTTCCGATTCGCGACTGTTGCCGCTGTATCCACCGGTAAGGAAGATTATCTTCACTTTGAAGAAATCAGCGAGTTCGTCGCAGAAGGTGATGCTAAAACCACTCTTATCTCCGAGCAATTTGACCAAGGTCTCATTACCGAAGAGGAGCGTTACAACCTTACCGTTGCCGCATGGCGAAACGTTGACCGTCAGGTAACCGAATTCCTTCAGAGTAAGCTCAAAGATATGGATACCAGTATTTCTGTGATGGTTAACTCTGGTGCTCGTGGTGATATTTCAAACGTGAAGCTTGCAAGTGCCATGATCGGTATTATGGTGGACGCAACCAACCGCGAAATTGAGCTGCCAATCCGAAGCAGCTACAAGAATGGTCTTTCATCGCTTGAATCATTTGTGGCTACCCGAGGTGCGCGTAAGGGTCTTATTGACACCGCCCTCAAGACTGCCGACTCAGGTTACCTGACTCGTCGTCTTGTTGATGTGAGCCAGGATGTATTTACCGTTGTAGACGATGAAGGCGAAGACCAAGGCTTTGCAATTTACCGTGACGAAACCGCTTCAACAATGATCGAGTTCGGCAACCGTCTTTACGGACGATTCGCCGCTGAAGATGTTGCGGGTCATGTTAACAAGGATGAGCTCATTACGCGTGAAATCGCTGATGAGATCGAAGCCGACCAGGAAGTTAAGAGCGTGAAGATCCAAAGTGTTCTTTCAACCAACAACCTCCGTGGTATTCCACAAAAGAGTTATGGTATCGACATGGCAACCGGTAAAATAGTCGCAAGTGCGCAACCGGTTGGTGTGATTGCCGCTCAGTCTGTGGGTGAGCCTGGTACGCAGCTGACTCTCCGTACTTTCCACGCCGGTGGTGTGGCTGGTGGCGACATTACCCAAGGTCTTCCTCGTGTTGAAGAACTCTTCGAGGCTCGTACACCAAAGGGACAGGCCTACATTACTGAAGTTGCCGGTATGGTTGACCTTTGGGAAGATGGACGCAAGTACGTTATCCAGGTAACGCCTGAAGCTGGTCATGTTGAGCGTATTGCTCTCGAAGGTCGAACGGTTATCGTAAAGGCTGGCAGTGATGTCAAGGCGGGAGACGTTCTTGCTACGACAGAAGGTGAAGCTCGTCCGATCGTTGCTCCATTCGATGGTGTGGTAGAGCTCGCTGAAGACACGCTTGTTCTTGCGGCAAACGCGGGCGCACCCGTTCGTTACGAAGTTCCTGGCTCGACACAGCTTGTTGTCAAGGCAGGCGATATGGTTGAAGCGGGTGACCGCCTCACGATTGGTTCACTTAACCTTCACGATCTCATGCGACTTAAGGGTACAGAAGCGACGCAGCGATATATCATCAACGAAGTGCTCCGTATCTATGCCGCACAAGGTCAAGATGTTGCCGACAAACACCTTGAGATCATCGTACGCCAGATGTTCAGCCGCGTTCAGGTTGAAGATCCGGGTGATAGCGCATTCGTTATGGGTGATATCGTCTCTAAGGCTGCGGTCATTGAGGCAAATACACGTCTAGCAGCGGAAGGCAAGAACCCTGCACAGTACACTCAGTTGCTTCTTGGTATTACCAAGGTCTCTATCTGGAGCGACAGCTGGCTATCGGCCGCATCCTTCCAGGATACGACTCGTGTGCTTATCAACGCCGCAACCAGTGGTCGTGCCGACCGCCTCAACGGCTTGAAGGAAAACGTTATCATCGGACGCAAGATTCCTGTTGGAACCGGTGCTCGTGATCTCGAAGAGGACGAAGGTGATCTTGCAAACGAGATTGCCGAAGACCTCGAACTTGCCGCCTAG
- the rpsL gene encoding 30S ribosomal protein S12: protein MPTINQLVRKPRQIATKKSKSPALGRIHNALKTRYYDQDAPLKRGVCIKVTTKTPKKPNSALRKVARVRLTNGHEVWAYIGGEGHNLQEHAVVLVRGGRVPDLPGVRYHIVRGALDLQGVAKRQQGRSKYGAKKEDKK from the coding sequence ATGCCAACAATCAACCAATTGGTGCGAAAGCCCCGCCAGATTGCGACAAAGAAGTCTAAGTCTCCAGCCCTAGGTCGCATTCATAATGCGCTTAAGACTCGTTACTACGACCAAGACGCACCCCTCAAGCGAGGTGTTTGTATTAAGGTAACTACCAAAACTCCAAAGAAGCCAAACTCAGCGCTTCGTAAAGTAGCGCGTGTTCGTCTTACCAACGGCCACGAAGTATGGGCTTATATCGGTGGTGAAGGCCACAACCTCCAGGAACACGCTGTTGTGCTTGTTCGTGGTGGTCGTGTGCCAGACCTTCCGGGTGTGCGTTACCACATTGTCCGTGGAGCACTTGACCTTCAGGGTGTTGCAAAGCGCCAACAGGGCCGTTCTAAATACGGTGCTAAAAAGGAGGATAAAAAGTAA
- the rpsG gene encoding 30S ribosomal protein S7: MPRKVTKKLQRTLKPDRKYQSVLVQRLINKSMLDGKKLVAERAVYSALEQAAKKLNSEDPLEVFEKALKNVSPNFEVKSRRVGGANYQIPFPVQGHRQHHYAFTWLVQAARARSGMPYAQRLALEIVDAHNEAGAAFKKKEDTHKMAEANRAFAHFARG, encoded by the coding sequence ATGCCTCGTAAAGTAACCAAAAAACTTCAGCGAACGCTAAAGCCTGATCGCAAGTACCAGAGTGTTCTTGTACAGCGCCTTATTAATAAGTCAATGCTTGACGGCAAAAAGCTTGTGGCCGAACGCGCCGTATACAGCGCATTAGAACAGGCTGCGAAGAAGCTTAATAGTGAAGATCCTCTTGAAGTATTTGAGAAGGCTCTAAAGAATGTATCGCCAAACTTCGAGGTTAAATCTCGTCGCGTCGGTGGTGCCAACTACCAGATTCCATTCCCAGTACAGGGCCATCGTCAGCATCACTATGCGTTTACCTGGCTTGTCCAAGCTGCTCGTGCGCGCTCGGGTATGCCATACGCGCAGCGTCTTGCACTTGAAATCGTAGATGCGCACAACGAAGCCGGTGCAGCTTTCAAGAAGAAAGAAGACACACACAAGATGGCAGAAGCCAACCGAGCATTCGCTCACTTTGCCCGCGGGTAA
- the fusA gene encoding elongation factor G — protein sequence MAQKNVPLQQFRNIGIIAHIDAGKTTTTEGILYRTGINHKIGEVRGANGDSATTDWMTQEKERGITITSAAVTCFWREHKINIIDTPGHIDFTAEVERSLRVLDGAVTVFDGKMGVEPQSETVWRQANKYGVPRICFINKINQTGGDFYKSLDSIHKRLSKHALPIHLPIGFEKDINGVVDLVDMKAYTYKDYTDKALVPGEIPADMLEKAKNARSLLVEAAVEADDELFERFLDKGEESITVDELKAALRKRVLAGDFFLVTGGDGRGVIVEKVLDLVVDYLPSPLDVDAIWGTNPKTGDEVERKPAESEPLAGLAFKIATDPFVGKLIFVRVYSGKLTAGSYVLNTTTGEKERVGRIVRMHADKREDIDMIGAGDIAAVVGLKGTFTGHTLSDPANPITLESISFPEPPVSIAVEPKTKSDQEKMGIALQRLAEEDPTFRVHTDEETGQTIMSGMGELHLDILIDRMKREFNVEANVGEPQVAFRESIKGTSEVQGKHAKQSGGRGQYGDVWIRFEPNEPGKGFEFVDQIKGGVVPQEYRKPVEQGVLETLNGGVIAGYPVVDVKATLYDGSYHDVDSSELAFKLAGSLAAREGVKQAKPVLLEPVMKVEVTTAEEFMGDVIGDLNSRRGRIDSMEDLQGGAKLIRAFVPLASMFGYTSDLRSMSQGRAASTMELAQYEEVPPNVAQEIIEKRAK from the coding sequence ATGGCACAAAAAAACGTCCCGCTTCAGCAGTTTCGCAATATTGGTATTATTGCGCACATTGACGCGGGTAAGACAACAACAACCGAAGGTATTTTGTACCGAACCGGTATCAACCACAAAATTGGTGAAGTTCGTGGCGCAAACGGCGACAGTGCAACCACCGACTGGATGACGCAGGAAAAAGAGCGAGGCATTACTATTACCTCCGCCGCTGTTACGTGTTTTTGGCGTGAGCACAAAATTAACATTATCGACACCCCTGGTCACATCGACTTTACGGCAGAAGTTGAGCGTTCCCTTCGTGTACTTGATGGTGCCGTGACTGTATTCGACGGTAAGATGGGTGTCGAGCCTCAGAGTGAGACTGTTTGGCGACAGGCAAACAAGTATGGTGTGCCACGTATTTGTTTCATCAACAAGATCAACCAAACAGGTGGCGACTTCTACAAGTCTCTCGATTCTATTCACAAGCGTCTTTCAAAGCACGCGCTACCAATCCATCTTCCTATCGGGTTTGAAAAAGATATCAACGGGGTTGTCGACCTTGTTGATATGAAGGCCTACACGTACAAAGATTACACCGATAAGGCGCTTGTTCCAGGCGAAATTCCTGCTGACATGCTTGAAAAAGCCAAGAACGCACGCAGTCTACTTGTTGAAGCTGCTGTTGAGGCTGATGATGAACTCTTTGAGCGTTTCCTGGATAAGGGCGAGGAGTCTATTACGGTTGATGAGCTTAAAGCAGCTTTGCGTAAACGTGTGCTTGCCGGTGATTTCTTCCTTGTAACTGGTGGTGATGGCCGTGGCGTGATTGTAGAGAAGGTACTTGATCTTGTGGTTGATTACCTCCCAAGCCCACTCGATGTTGACGCTATTTGGGGCACTAACCCTAAGACTGGTGATGAAGTTGAGCGTAAACCGGCAGAGAGTGAGCCTCTGGCTGGCCTTGCCTTCAAGATTGCAACCGACCCATTTGTGGGTAAGCTGATCTTCGTTCGTGTCTACAGTGGTAAATTGACTGCTGGAAGCTATGTTCTTAATACCACTACCGGTGAAAAAGAGCGTGTTGGCCGTATCGTTCGTATGCATGCCGACAAGCGTGAAGACATCGATATGATTGGTGCCGGCGACATCGCGGCTGTTGTAGGACTAAAGGGAACCTTTACGGGTCACACTCTTTCTGACCCCGCAAACCCAATTACGCTTGAGAGCATTTCATTTCCTGAGCCGCCTGTATCGATCGCGGTTGAGCCAAAAACCAAGAGCGACCAAGAAAAGATGGGTATCGCTCTCCAGCGTCTTGCCGAAGAGGACCCGACTTTCCGCGTTCACACCGATGAAGAGACTGGTCAGACAATCATGTCGGGAATGGGCGAGCTTCACCTCGACATCCTTATCGATCGTATGAAGCGTGAGTTTAACGTCGAAGCTAATGTCGGTGAACCTCAGGTTGCGTTCCGAGAATCAATCAAAGGAACATCTGAAGTTCAGGGTAAGCATGCCAAGCAGTCTGGTGGTCGTGGTCAGTACGGTGATGTATGGATCCGCTTTGAACCAAACGAGCCAGGTAAGGGCTTTGAGTTTGTTGACCAAATTAAAGGTGGTGTGGTCCCTCAAGAATATCGTAAACCTGTTGAGCAAGGTGTTCTCGAAACCCTCAACGGTGGTGTTATTGCCGGTTACCCTGTGGTGGATGTTAAGGCAACCCTTTATGATGGTAGCTACCACGATGTGGACTCAAGCGAGCTTGCCTTCAAACTTGCTGGATCGCTTGCTGCTCGTGAAGGTGTAAAGCAGGCAAAGCCGGTGCTTCTTGAACCTGTTATGAAAGTAGAAGTTACTACCGCTGAAGAGTTTATGGGCGACGTAATTGGTGACCTTAACTCTCGCCGTGGACGTATTGACTCTATGGAAGACCTTCAGGGTGGTGCAAAGCTGATTCGCGCCTTCGTACCACTTGCAAGTATGTTTGGCTATACTTCAGATCTTCGCTCAATGAGCCAAGGTCGTGCGGCTTCAACCATGGAGCTTGCGCAATACGAAGAAGTACCACCAAACGTTGCGCAGGAAATCATCGAAAAGCGCGCTAAGTAA